The Cytobacillus firmus genome segment CCGGATCCTGATTTTTAATGCTTTCTTCCATGTTCGCTGCCATCAGCTGTGTCTGGGAGGCGTGCGCCTTAATGGCTGCGATTTTCCGGTCGATAACCGCACTTACATCATTGACCACATCAGCCTGGCCGATTTCTTCCTCACAGTTATTGGAGAAGGCGACACAGTGAACCTTCGGACGCTTGTCAGCAGGCAGGTCTTTTACCGCACGGATGACAGCAGCTCCTGTCGCGTCATGGTCCGGGTGCACAGCATACCCCGGGTAGAACGTGATGACAAGGGAAGGGTTCGTCTCGCCGATGATGGCTCCGAGCCTGTTTGCAAGCATTTCCTCATCTTCAAATTCGACAGTTTTA includes the following:
- the bshB2 gene encoding bacillithiol biosynthesis deacetylase BshB2, with the translated sequence MEKERHVLVIFPHPDDEAFGVSGTISLHIDNGTPVTYACLTLGEMGRNMGNPPFATRETLPKIRKEELEEAARVLGIQDLRMLGYRDKTVEFEDEEMLANRLGAIIGETNPSLVITFYPGYAVHPDHDATGAAVIRAVKDLPADKRPKVHCVAFSNNCEEEIGQADVVNDVSAVIDRKIAAIKAHASQTQLMAANMEESIKNQDPEVLARMYKERFWTYKI